The nucleotide sequence TATCCTCAAAGCGGTTGAGAATCATCACCAGTGCTTGCCCCTGCGCCGCCAGCGACGCCAGCAGGTCGGTTAACTGTGCGCGTGAGGCGACGTCCAGCCCGTCGAATGGCTCGTCGAGAATCAGCAGGTCCGGCTGCGCCATCAGCGCCTGGCACAGCATGGTTTTGCGGGTTTCGCCGGTAGAGAGATATTTAAAGCGCCGCTCCAGCAGCGGGAGGATGCCGAATTGCGTCGCCAACTGGCGGCAGCGGTCGGCGTCGCGCACGCTGTCCTGGATAACCTCGGCGGTGGTGCGCCCGGTGTCGTCCTCATCGGCGCTCAGCATATCGGTGTTGTTGCGTTGCCACTCCAGCGACACCAGCTGTTGCAGCTGTTCGAAGGAGAGGCGCGCTACGCGCTGGAAGTCACATTGGCGCTGTCCTGACAACAGCAGCAACTCGCCACAGAGCGCGCGCGCCAGCGCCGATTTCCCGCTGCCGTTGGCGCCGACGAATGCCCAGCACTGATCCTGACACAGCGTGAGTTCATCCAGACGCATCATCCGGGTATCGCTTAACCGAAACTGCGCCTGATGAATGTGCAGCAATGACATGATGATTCCCTTTGCGAAATGACAGAGCCTTTACGGGTAAAGGGAAGCGGCCGGCTTGTCAAGGCGTGTTGTGCCGCGCGCGTTAGCACAGGGTGGCGATAATCACCTGGTCGGCGTTAAAGCTGGCGTAAACCGTCATCTCCGGCTGCAACCCCTGTTGCGCCACGTCGTCATTGGGCAAGGTGGCGCACACCACTTCGCCGCCTTCCAGCGTGACCAGTACTTCGCTTTGTGCCGGGCCGGGCTGTAAATGGCTGATGCGGCCGGGCAGGACATTGTCGTGAGCGGGCGCCGGGGTGGTTTGCGGGGTCACGGTAACCCAGGGCGCTTTAATCAGCGCCAGCACCTCTTTGCCGCTGGTCAGTTGCAGCCGATCGGCGCTTTGCTGGGTGAGTGCGGCCTGAATGCGGGTGCGGCCATCCGCCAGCAGCACGGACAGATGCTGCTGCACTTGTTGCTGGTCACGCTCCAGTACGGTGCCGAAAAACTGATTGCGGGCGCTGGTTTGCAGCGAAAAACGGGCGATGGCTGCCAGCAGGCTGTCCAGCGGCAGGTTATCGTCCTGCAGTACATCGAAGGCTTTCTGCTGGATTTGTGCCAACAAATCATACAATTGCAGCAGGCGTTCGCCATAGCGGGTCAGTACTGCGCCGCCGCCGCCTTTGCCGCCGGTGGTGCGCTCAACGATGGTCTGCTCCGCCAGTTGGTTCATCTCGTTAATCGCGTCCCAGGCGCTTTTGTAGCTGATGTCGGCCAGACGGGCTCCCTGACTGATGGAGCCGGTCTGCTGTACCTGTTTGAGCAGCGCGATGCGACGCGGGTCGGCGAAGAGCCGTTGCTGGAGTTTCAGGGTAAGGAGAATTTCTGCTTGCATGGTCACATCCGTATCTGGGTCGCTAATCGTTTGTATTGTCATCGTTTTGCGCGAAACAGGCAAACCGCACAAATGGCCGCTCTAATTCCGGCGATTCAGGTAAACTCGTCGACAGTCATGGGGGCTAGCATAGTCTACCCTGAATCAATGAAAGACTGGCGGCGCGACGGCCAGCCACGGTGAAAGACGAGGTCGATATGTTTGAATTGTTGAAAAGCCTGCTGTTTGCGGTATGCATGGTGCCGGTAATGATGGCGCTGATTCTGGGAGCCATTTATGGGTTGGGCGAAGTATTCAACCTGTTTTCCGCCATCGGTCATCGCGAGTCGGCTGCGGCGCGCAAATAATTCTTTCCCTGATTTCCTTTTTTGACTAATCCGGCATTTGCCGGATTTTTTTTTGCTTAAGATTTTTTTTGCTTAAGAACAATGACAAGGCGGTCAATATTCGGTATTTATCGTTATGTTATTAACTACACAACGAAAAGCCTCGGGAGAGACAATGAAACAGCAATGGACTTACTGGCTGACCGCCGCCGCGTTCACACTGGGTATGAGCGCGAATACAGCGCTGGCGCAGGACAAGATAACGGTGTTTGCCGCCGCCTCGCTGACCAATGCGTTGCAGGATATCGCCGCGCAATATCAGAAGGAAAATCAGGTTTCTATCGTGGCGTCTTACGCCTCGTCGTCAACGCTGGCGCGTCAGATTGAACAAGGC is from Dickeya dianthicola NCPPB 453 and encodes:
- the modE gene encoding molybdenum-dependent transcriptional regulator codes for the protein MQAEILLTLKLQQRLFADPRRIALLKQVQQTGSISQGARLADISYKSAWDAINEMNQLAEQTIVERTTGGKGGGGAVLTRYGERLLQLYDLLAQIQQKAFDVLQDDNLPLDSLLAAIARFSLQTSARNQFFGTVLERDQQQVQQHLSVLLADGRTRIQAALTQQSADRLQLTSGKEVLALIKAPWVTVTPQTTPAPAHDNVLPGRISHLQPGPAQSEVLVTLEGGEVVCATLPNDDVAQQGLQPEMTVYASFNADQVIIATLC
- a CDS encoding AcrZ family multidrug efflux pump-associated protein is translated as MFELLKSLLFAVCMVPVMMALILGAIYGLGEVFNLFSAIGHRESAAARK